One window of the Reyranella humidisoli genome contains the following:
- a CDS encoding FG-GAP repeat domain-containing protein, translating into MRWLHSVARRAIAIVVAVLASMPDGRAADYPGAIADLRVARGTGTIADAWLADATTRYRHFVLGSPYEAASLMVRLRDGKLLRLTLPDDSVFEDRQPRLADLDGDGIDEIVLVRSYLNRGAALAVIAVRDGALSIVAETPPTGSPNTWLNPAGIADFDGDGMVDIAYVQMPHVLGLLRIWTLRSGRLIEIASMPDTSNHVIGSPHLGLSAVADFDGDGVADLAVPTKDRKYLRFLSFKGHARELGRKPLGSTALSDFKLRHVSGVPFVDVGPAGGSAGLMGLR; encoded by the coding sequence TTGAGATGGCTGCATTCAGTCGCCCGGCGGGCCATCGCCATCGTCGTCGCCGTGCTCGCGTCCATGCCAGACGGTCGGGCCGCGGACTATCCGGGCGCCATAGCGGATCTGCGTGTTGCTCGTGGCACCGGCACGATTGCCGACGCGTGGCTGGCAGACGCGACCACGCGGTATAGGCACTTCGTGCTCGGCTCCCCTTACGAAGCGGCCAGCCTGATGGTGCGCCTGCGCGACGGCAAACTTCTACGACTGACGCTGCCAGACGATTCGGTATTCGAGGATCGGCAGCCCCGTCTTGCCGATCTCGATGGCGACGGGATCGATGAAATTGTGCTCGTTCGCTCCTACCTCAATCGCGGTGCCGCTCTTGCAGTCATTGCCGTCCGAGACGGAGCGTTGTCGATTGTCGCCGAGACGCCACCGACGGGCTCGCCCAATACGTGGTTGAACCCGGCGGGAATCGCCGACTTCGACGGCGATGGAATGGTCGACATAGCTTATGTGCAAATGCCACATGTGCTCGGTTTGCTGCGGATCTGGACTTTGCGCTCGGGCCGGCTGATCGAGATCGCGAGCATGCCGGACACATCCAATCATGTGATCGGATCGCCGCACCTCGGACTGTCAGCTGTCGCGGACTTCGATGGCGACGGTGTCGCCGATCTGGCGGTTCCGACGAAAGACCGTAAATACCTGCGCTTCCTGTCGTTCAAGGGTCACGCCCGCGAGCTTGGCCGCAAGCCACTTGGATCGACAGCACTGTCCGACTTCAAGCTGAGGCACGTGTCGGGCGTGCCCTTTGTCGACGTCGGGCCAGCCGGCGGCAGTGCCGGGCTTATGGGGCTGCGGTAA
- a CDS encoding SDR family oxidoreductase — protein MGSLTGKVAWVTGAGSGIGQAAAVALAKDGATVVLTGRRRAPLEETAAMIARAGGKTEVKPADLMKASSVEKTVAAIAKKHRRLDILVNNAGLNIQKRSWKQLTPKGVDEVVHGNLSSAFYCTSAVLPLMRKNKGGVLIHTSSVAGKVPSLLSGPAYSAAKHGVVAMSHTINMEECVNGIRSCVVCPGEVATPILDKRPIPITPAERKRMAQSEDVGDLIRYIACLPPHIVINEVMINPTWNRGYVASLQRGKS, from the coding sequence ATGGGTTCGTTGACGGGCAAGGTCGCCTGGGTGACCGGTGCTGGCTCGGGTATCGGTCAGGCGGCTGCGGTGGCGCTGGCGAAGGATGGGGCGACTGTCGTTCTCACCGGCCGCCGCCGGGCTCCCCTCGAGGAAACGGCCGCGATGATCGCCAGGGCCGGCGGCAAGACCGAGGTGAAGCCGGCGGACCTCATGAAGGCCTCGTCGGTCGAGAAGACCGTCGCGGCGATCGCCAAGAAGCATCGCCGGCTCGACATCCTGGTCAACAACGCCGGCCTCAACATCCAGAAGCGCAGCTGGAAGCAGCTGACGCCCAAGGGTGTCGACGAGGTCGTGCACGGCAACCTGTCGAGCGCGTTCTACTGCACCTCGGCGGTGCTGCCGCTGATGCGCAAGAACAAGGGCGGCGTGCTGATCCATACGTCGTCGGTCGCCGGCAAGGTGCCGAGCCTGCTGTCGGGGCCGGCCTATTCGGCGGCCAAGCACGGCGTGGTGGCGATGAGCCACACGATCAACATGGAAGAGTGCGTCAACGGCATCCGCTCCTGCGTGGTCTGCCCGGGCGAGGTGGCGACGCCGATCCTCGACAAGCGGCCGATTCCGATCACCCCGGCCGAGCGCAAGCGCATGGCGCAGTCCGAGGACGTGGGCGACCTGATCCGCTACATCGCCTGCCTGCCGCCGCACATCGTCATCAACGAGGTGATGATCAACCCGACCTGGAACCGCGGCTACGTCGCCAGCCTGCAACGCGGCAAGTCCTGA
- the thiD gene encoding bifunctional hydroxymethylpyrimidine kinase/phosphomethylpyrimidine kinase, with protein sequence MKGRVLIVAGSDSGGGAGIQADIKAVTAMNGFAATAITALTAQNTEGVHGVIGIEPAFIAQQIEVVLTDIGADALKTGMLHSAAVIEVVAAGIARHAAGTPLVVDPVMVAKGGHRLLLSEAEAALRDTLLPMAALITPNLPEAEVLVGFPVRVEADMKRAAERLAMLGAGAVLMKGGHLEGDRVVDLLFHEGRFDRFEDARIQSRSTHGTGCTLASAIAAGLAQKMTLRDAVARARDYVRRAIETAPGFGRGHGPLNHAVTVR encoded by the coding sequence ATGAAAGGCCGCGTGCTGATCGTCGCCGGATCGGATTCCGGCGGCGGAGCGGGAATCCAGGCCGATATCAAGGCGGTTACCGCCATGAACGGCTTTGCCGCCACCGCGATCACGGCGCTGACGGCGCAGAACACCGAAGGCGTGCACGGCGTCATCGGCATAGAGCCGGCATTCATCGCCCAGCAGATCGAGGTGGTGCTCACCGACATCGGCGCCGATGCGCTCAAGACGGGGATGTTGCACAGCGCCGCTGTGATCGAGGTCGTGGCGGCCGGGATCGCAAGACACGCGGCCGGCACGCCGCTGGTGGTCGATCCGGTGATGGTCGCCAAGGGAGGGCACCGGCTGCTGCTGAGCGAAGCGGAAGCCGCGCTGCGCGACACGCTGCTGCCGATGGCAGCCCTGATCACGCCGAACCTGCCCGAGGCGGAGGTCCTCGTCGGCTTTCCCGTGCGGGTCGAGGCCGACATGAAGCGCGCGGCGGAGCGGCTGGCAATGCTGGGCGCCGGCGCGGTGCTGATGAAGGGCGGCCATCTCGAAGGCGATCGCGTCGTCGACCTGCTGTTCCACGAGGGGCGGTTCGACCGTTTCGAGGATGCCCGCATCCAGAGCCGGAGCACGCACGGGACCGGCTGTACTCTTGCATCGGCGATTGCGGCCGGGCTCGCCCAGAAGATGACGCTCCGCGATGCCGTGGCACGCGCGCGCGACTATGTCCGCAGGGCCATCGAGACCGCGCCCGGCTTCGGACGCGGGCACGGTCCGCTGAATCACGCGGTGACGGTCAGATAA
- a CDS encoding carbohydrate ABC transporter permease, whose protein sequence is MANTAVAAGASTRPNYGSMSRDRTWALRWSYFFLVLFAIFFLMPPIYMLITSLKTSAEISAAKNPWFIGNPTLQNYIDLLSQNQFLVFFRNSAIVSICVVILTMLISVIAAFALARMKFWGSATLATGVFLTYLIPETLLFIPLFKMFAWVNEVFGVQLMNHWWTMIILYPTLTVPFATWIMIGYFASIPKELDEAALIDGATWMQTLTKIFIPVALPGIIAATIFTFTVAWAQFLYPLAFTTSTSELVLPVGIITTLIKGDVFNWGQIMTGALLGAAPPLIIYAFLMDYYIAGLTAGATKG, encoded by the coding sequence ATGGCCAACACTGCAGTCGCGGCCGGAGCGTCGACCCGGCCCAACTACGGCAGCATGAGCCGCGATCGGACCTGGGCGTTGCGCTGGTCCTATTTCTTTCTCGTGCTGTTCGCCATCTTCTTCCTGATGCCGCCGATCTACATGCTGATCACCTCGCTGAAGACCAGCGCGGAGATTTCGGCCGCGAAGAACCCGTGGTTCATCGGCAATCCGACCCTGCAGAACTACATAGATCTGCTCTCGCAGAATCAGTTCCTGGTGTTCTTCCGGAACTCGGCGATCGTGTCGATCTGCGTGGTCATCCTGACCATGCTGATCAGCGTGATCGCTGCCTTCGCGCTGGCCCGCATGAAGTTCTGGGGATCGGCAACGTTGGCGACCGGTGTGTTCCTCACCTACCTGATCCCGGAAACGCTGCTGTTCATCCCGCTGTTCAAGATGTTCGCCTGGGTGAACGAAGTGTTCGGCGTGCAGCTGATGAATCACTGGTGGACGATGATCATCCTCTACCCGACGCTGACGGTGCCGTTCGCCACCTGGATCATGATCGGCTACTTCGCGTCGATCCCGAAGGAACTGGACGAGGCGGCACTGATCGACGGCGCCACCTGGATGCAGACGCTGACCAAGATCTTCATCCCGGTGGCGCTGCCCGGGATCATCGCGGCGACGATCTTCACCTTCACCGTGGCCTGGGCGCAGTTCCTCTACCCGCTGGCCTTCACGACCTCGACCAGCGAACTGGTGCTGCCTGTGGGCATCATCACGACGCTGATCAAGGGCGACGTTTTCAACTGGGGACAGATCATGACCGGCGCGCTGCTCGGCGCGGCCCCGCCGCTCATCATCTATGCCTTCCTCATGGATTACTACATTGCGGGTCTGACCGCGGGCGCGACAAAGGGATAG
- a CDS encoding aminotransferase — protein MNTAPIVNPWLAAVAPSPIGETKRWVLGRTFPPERPLIDLSQAVPGYPPALELRRHLGELLLDPTMHGYTPILGTPVLRETYANHLTDFYGAPITPAEVGITSGCNQAFCLALMSIAKAGDQVILPRPHYFNHDMWMRMQGVEPVSLDFRPGSGAVPNAEDAEKLIGPRTRAIILISPNNPTGAVYPPETIHAFYELAKKHGIALLLDETYKDFLPEGTRPHDLFSRSDWRDTLVHLYSFSKVFALTGYRVGAVTAGTGLMAEIEKAMDCVSICPPRLAQEGALYGLRHLLPWARNNTAGLKARADMLGQGLERSNRWRLVSIGAYFAYVEHPFVGTPSTEISKRMADEENLLTIPGDMFGAGQERFIRLAFANVTDDKIPTVLERLERFGV, from the coding sequence ATGAATACCGCTCCGATCGTCAATCCGTGGCTCGCTGCCGTCGCTCCCTCCCCCATCGGCGAAACCAAGCGCTGGGTGCTGGGACGCACCTTCCCGCCCGAGCGGCCGCTGATCGACCTCAGCCAAGCGGTGCCGGGATACCCGCCGGCCCTCGAACTGCGCCGGCATCTCGGCGAACTGCTGCTGGATCCGACCATGCATGGCTACACGCCGATCCTCGGCACGCCGGTGCTGCGCGAGACCTACGCGAACCATCTCACGGACTTCTACGGCGCGCCGATCACGCCCGCCGAGGTGGGCATCACGTCGGGGTGCAACCAGGCCTTCTGCCTGGCCCTGATGAGCATCGCCAAGGCGGGCGATCAGGTGATCCTGCCAAGGCCCCACTACTTCAATCACGACATGTGGATGCGGATGCAGGGTGTCGAGCCGGTCTCGCTCGACTTCCGGCCGGGTTCCGGCGCGGTGCCGAACGCGGAAGACGCCGAAAAACTGATCGGGCCGCGGACCCGAGCGATCATCCTGATCTCGCCCAACAATCCGACCGGCGCGGTCTATCCACCGGAGACGATCCACGCCTTCTACGAACTCGCGAAGAAGCACGGCATCGCCCTGCTGCTCGACGAGACCTACAAGGATTTCCTGCCCGAGGGCACGCGGCCGCACGATCTTTTCAGCCGGTCCGACTGGCGCGACACGCTCGTGCACCTCTACAGCTTCTCGAAGGTCTTTGCGCTGACGGGCTATCGCGTCGGCGCCGTCACTGCGGGAACCGGACTGATGGCCGAGATCGAGAAGGCCATGGACTGCGTCTCGATCTGTCCCCCGCGCCTCGCACAGGAAGGCGCGCTCTACGGACTGCGTCACCTCCTGCCGTGGGCCCGGAACAACACGGCGGGCCTCAAGGCGCGCGCCGACATGCTGGGCCAGGGCCTCGAGCGCTCCAATCGCTGGCGCCTCGTCAGCATCGGCGCCTACTTCGCCTATGTGGAGCATCCGTTCGTCGGGACGCCGTCGACCGAAATCTCCAAGCGCATGGCCGACGAGGAGAACCTGCTCACCATCCCCGGCGACATGTTCGGCGCGGGCCAGGAGCGCTTCATCCGCCTCGCCTTCGCCAACGTCACCGACGACAAGATCCCGACCGTGCTGGAGCGGCTGGAGCGCTTCGGCGTGTAG
- a CDS encoding ABC transporter ATP-binding protein has product MAQVTLRKVVKKYDEVLAVRGIDLDISDKEFIVLVGPSGCGKSTTLRMIAGLEEISGGDIAIGGHVVNDVPPKDRDIAMVFQNYALYPHMNVYENMSFGLKLKKTPKDVIDQRVKQAAQILDITELLDRKPKQLSGGQRQRVAMGRAIVRDPKVFLFDEPLSNLDAKLRVQMRTEIKKVHQKVRTTTVYVTHDQVEAMTLADRVVVMNGGLIEQVGSPNDLYHSPATKFVAGFIGSPAMNFIACQLEQAAGALRVRLNDTLSFPVPAERTARYNAHVGKANLMLGLRPEHIAETRPHVEPNQHDFDMVIDVVEPMGMETLVYFTVNGREICGRVNPNAGAEAARSMKLRADLSNMHLIDDSTGKVL; this is encoded by the coding sequence ATGGCTCAGGTAACGTTGCGTAAGGTCGTCAAGAAGTACGACGAAGTCCTCGCTGTGCGCGGCATCGACCTCGACATCAGCGACAAGGAGTTCATCGTCCTGGTCGGTCCGTCGGGCTGCGGCAAGAGCACGACGCTCCGCATGATCGCGGGACTGGAAGAGATCAGCGGCGGCGACATCGCGATCGGCGGCCATGTCGTCAACGACGTGCCGCCCAAGGACCGGGACATCGCCATGGTGTTCCAGAACTACGCGCTCTATCCGCACATGAACGTCTACGAGAACATGTCGTTCGGCCTGAAGCTGAAGAAAACGCCGAAGGACGTGATCGACCAGAGGGTCAAGCAGGCGGCGCAGATCCTCGACATCACCGAGCTGCTCGACCGCAAGCCCAAGCAGCTCTCCGGCGGCCAGCGCCAGCGCGTCGCCATGGGCCGCGCCATCGTGCGCGACCCCAAGGTGTTCCTGTTCGACGAACCCTTGTCCAATCTCGATGCGAAGCTGCGCGTGCAGATGCGCACCGAGATCAAGAAGGTGCACCAGAAGGTTCGCACCACCACGGTCTATGTGACTCACGACCAGGTCGAGGCGATGACGCTCGCCGATCGCGTGGTGGTCATGAACGGCGGCCTGATCGAGCAGGTCGGCTCACCGAACGATCTCTACCATTCGCCGGCGACCAAGTTCGTCGCGGGCTTCATCGGCTCGCCGGCGATGAACTTCATCGCCTGCCAGCTCGAGCAGGCGGCCGGCGCGCTGCGCGTCCGCCTGAACGATACGCTGTCGTTTCCCGTCCCGGCCGAACGCACCGCCCGCTACAATGCCCATGTGGGCAAGGCCAACCTGATGCTGGGCCTGCGGCCCGAGCACATCGCGGAGACCCGGCCGCACGTCGAGCCCAACCAGCACGACTTCGACATGGTCATCGACGTCGTCGAGCCGATGGGCATGGAGACTCTGGTCTACTTCACGGTGAACGGCCGGGAGATCTGCGGCCGCGTCAATCCCAACGCGGGGGCCGAGGCAGCGCGTTCCATGAAGCTGAGGGCCGATCTCAGCAACATGCACCTGATCGACGACAGCACCGGCAAGGTGCTTTAA
- a CDS encoding alpha/beta fold hydrolase, translating to MPHANTPDGVKLYYEEAGTGTPILFVHEYCGDWRSWEPQVRFFSRRHRCITYSFRGYPGSDVPLAADMYGQQHAVDDAKNMLDHLKIPKAHIVGLSQGAFATAHFGRCHADRALSLTLAGVGSGAGREGHEQFKKDAVTTAGLIRKDGMAKYAESLTTNPTRSRFKLKDPRGFAEFTKHLSEHPDLGAANTMENYQGKRPSLYDFEEEWKALDVPTLIICGDEDDPCLQPSLYLKRVLPNAGLAMFAKTGHTVNIEEPDAFNRELWNFIVMSEAGKWTGRLPVAEGAGLI from the coding sequence ATGCCGCACGCCAACACGCCCGACGGGGTGAAGCTCTACTATGAGGAAGCGGGTACCGGGACGCCGATCCTGTTCGTCCATGAGTATTGCGGTGACTGGCGAAGCTGGGAGCCGCAGGTGCGGTTCTTCTCGCGCCGCCATCGCTGCATCACCTACTCGTTCCGCGGCTATCCCGGCTCGGACGTGCCGCTGGCCGCCGACATGTACGGCCAGCAGCATGCGGTCGACGATGCGAAGAACATGCTCGACCACCTGAAGATCCCCAAGGCGCATATCGTGGGCCTGTCGCAGGGCGCTTTCGCGACCGCGCACTTCGGGCGCTGCCATGCCGACCGCGCCTTGTCGCTCACGCTCGCGGGCGTCGGTTCCGGCGCCGGCCGCGAGGGACATGAGCAGTTCAAGAAGGACGCCGTGACGACCGCCGGGCTGATCCGCAAGGACGGCATGGCGAAGTATGCCGAGAGCCTGACGACCAACCCCACGCGCTCGCGCTTCAAGCTGAAGGACCCGCGCGGCTTCGCCGAGTTCACGAAGCATCTCTCCGAACATCCCGATCTCGGAGCCGCCAACACGATGGAGAATTACCAGGGCAAGCGGCCGTCGCTCTACGATTTCGAGGAGGAATGGAAAGCGCTCGACGTCCCGACCCTGATCATCTGCGGTGACGAGGACGATCCCTGCCTGCAGCCGAGCCTCTACCTGAAGCGCGTCCTGCCCAATGCGGGGCTGGCAATGTTCGCCAAGACCGGCCACACGGTGAACATCGAGGAGCCGGACGCTTTCAACCGCGAGCTCTGGAACTTCATCGTCATGAGCGAAGCCGGCAAATGGACGGGCCGGCTCCCGGTCGCCGAGGGCGCCGGGCTTATCTGA
- a CDS encoding malate/lactate/ureidoglycolate dehydrogenase, with protein sequence MGYVTIKAKELESFVADIFATAGCSKEEGGRIGRYLVSANLSGHDSHGVVRVPRYASQKKTGTVVADVKVDVLVDTPVIAVVDGKYGFGQTVTPQAVQIGIDKCLKNGLSAVTLRNAGHVGRVGDWAEMAAEAGLVSVHFVNASGSVLVAPYGGVERRFSTAPYCVGVPRPGEDPLVLDFATSIVAEGKVLVTSQGGKKLPEGALIGPDGKPSADPHLLYGDYTPTGPRDHSKGTGAIRAFGDHKGSGLAFMCEILGGSLSGTGATDPKRGRFANGMLSFYVDPKVFDAEGFFPGDIAKYVSFVKGSKPATPGVEILVPGEQESRTRAQRLAEGVPLPDDTWAAIVETARSVGIDERRIQQATM encoded by the coding sequence ATGGGCTACGTGACGATCAAGGCGAAGGAACTCGAATCCTTCGTCGCGGACATCTTTGCCACAGCGGGATGCTCGAAAGAGGAGGGTGGCCGCATCGGTCGCTACCTCGTCAGTGCCAACCTGTCGGGCCACGACAGTCACGGCGTGGTCCGCGTGCCGCGCTATGCCTCGCAGAAGAAGACCGGCACCGTCGTTGCCGACGTGAAGGTCGACGTGCTGGTCGATACGCCGGTGATCGCCGTGGTCGACGGCAAGTACGGCTTCGGCCAGACCGTGACTCCGCAGGCGGTGCAGATCGGCATCGACAAGTGCCTCAAGAACGGTCTTTCGGCGGTGACGCTGCGCAATGCCGGCCATGTCGGCCGCGTCGGTGACTGGGCGGAGATGGCGGCTGAAGCGGGCCTCGTGTCGGTCCATTTCGTCAACGCTTCGGGCAGCGTCCTCGTGGCACCCTATGGCGGCGTCGAGCGTCGCTTTTCCACCGCGCCCTATTGCGTCGGCGTCCCGCGGCCCGGCGAGGACCCGCTGGTCCTCGACTTCGCCACCTCGATCGTGGCCGAGGGCAAGGTCCTGGTGACGAGCCAGGGCGGCAAGAAGCTGCCGGAGGGAGCGTTGATCGGTCCGGACGGCAAGCCCAGCGCCGATCCGCACCTGCTCTACGGCGACTACACGCCCACGGGCCCGCGCGACCACAGCAAGGGAACCGGCGCCATCCGCGCCTTCGGCGACCACAAGGGCTCGGGCCTCGCCTTCATGTGCGAGATCCTGGGCGGCTCGCTGTCGGGCACGGGCGCGACGGACCCGAAGCGCGGGCGCTTCGCCAACGGCATGCTGTCCTTCTACGTCGATCCCAAGGTGTTCGACGCCGAGGGCTTCTTCCCTGGTGATATCGCCAAGTACGTCTCGTTCGTGAAGGGCTCGAAGCCCGCGACGCCGGGAGTAGAGATCCTGGTGCCGGGCGAGCAGGAATCGCGCACCCGCGCCCAGCGTCTCGCCGAAGGCGTGCCGCTGCCGGACGATACCTGGGCCGCCATCGTGGAGACCGCGCGCTCGGTCGGGATCGACGAGCGGCGCATCCAGCAGGCCACGATGTAG
- a CDS encoding ABC transporter substrate-binding protein → MVSMKVNRRRFVAGTAAASAALVAAPFVRSANAAGKLSVGFWDHWVPGANKATEALVKEWAEKNKVEVSMDFITSQGNKLLLTTAAESQAKSGHDVLAFSTWLPARYADQLVPMNDVMEPLIKENGKVNDTVEYLGKLNGKWLAVPATVGSQIKGPCSRIDLLKKHAGIDIQAMYPVGQAPKADAWNLDNFVKAAEACQKGGNPFGIGLGTTSDSVDSAGALFHAFGAQLVNAKGDIVVKNDQVRQVLDYYKKLMQFLPADVPSWDDASNNKFLVSGQGSLIMNPPSAWAVAKRDAPQVAEQLWTHGFPVGPKGRYAPFLPFFWGVWNFSKNQSAAKSLITHLSQASSAEKMTNASQGYDLPAFEKLTTFKVWAEESPPKGTLYHYPNPHNHQTLSIAAAPAPHKIAEQIYTQAIMTQMVVRYAKGEAMDKTLDWAAKELEGFSRN, encoded by the coding sequence ATGGTCTCGATGAAGGTCAATCGTCGTCGATTCGTCGCCGGCACCGCTGCGGCGTCCGCGGCTCTCGTGGCGGCGCCGTTCGTGCGGAGCGCGAATGCCGCCGGCAAGCTCTCCGTAGGCTTCTGGGATCACTGGGTGCCGGGCGCCAACAAGGCGACCGAGGCTCTCGTGAAGGAATGGGCCGAGAAGAACAAGGTTGAAGTCTCGATGGACTTCATCACGTCGCAGGGCAACAAGTTGCTCCTCACCACGGCCGCGGAATCGCAGGCCAAGTCGGGCCACGACGTTCTCGCCTTCTCGACCTGGCTGCCGGCGCGCTATGCCGACCAGCTCGTCCCGATGAACGACGTCATGGAGCCGCTCATCAAGGAGAACGGCAAGGTCAATGATACCGTTGAATACCTCGGCAAGCTGAACGGCAAATGGCTCGCCGTGCCGGCCACGGTCGGCAGCCAGATCAAGGGCCCGTGCTCACGAATCGATCTCCTGAAGAAGCATGCCGGCATAGACATCCAGGCGATGTACCCGGTCGGACAGGCGCCCAAGGCGGACGCTTGGAATCTCGACAACTTCGTAAAGGCGGCAGAGGCCTGCCAGAAGGGCGGTAACCCGTTCGGCATCGGGCTTGGCACCACTTCGGACAGTGTCGACAGCGCCGGCGCCCTGTTCCATGCCTTTGGCGCCCAGCTCGTGAACGCCAAGGGCGACATCGTCGTGAAGAACGACCAGGTCCGCCAGGTGCTCGATTACTACAAGAAGCTGATGCAGTTCCTGCCGGCGGACGTGCCGTCGTGGGACGACGCCTCGAACAACAAGTTCCTGGTGTCGGGCCAGGGCTCGCTGATCATGAACCCGCCCAGCGCCTGGGCTGTCGCAAAGCGCGATGCGCCGCAGGTTGCCGAGCAGCTCTGGACGCACGGCTTCCCGGTCGGGCCGAAGGGCCGCTACGCGCCGTTCCTGCCATTTTTCTGGGGCGTCTGGAATTTCAGCAAGAACCAGTCAGCGGCCAAGAGCCTGATCACCCATCTCTCGCAGGCCAGTTCCGCCGAGAAGATGACCAACGCGTCGCAGGGCTACGATCTGCCGGCGTTCGAGAAGCTCACCACCTTCAAGGTGTGGGCGGAAGAGTCGCCGCCCAAGGGCACGCTCTACCACTACCCGAATCCGCACAACCACCAGACCCTCTCGATCGCCGCGGCGCCCGCGCCGCACAAGATCGCCGAGCAGATCTACACCCAGGCCATCATGACCCAGATGGTCGTGCGCTACGCCAAGGGCGAGGCCATGGACAAGACGCTCGACTGGGCGGCCAAGGAGCTCGAGGGCTTCAGCCGCAACTGA
- a CDS encoding carbohydrate ABC transporter permease, protein MADIAARNPAGHPSQQRSSLHKLMQRKSTIAFLMALPLILLITILVAYPAGYAVYLATLNKGMTRFVGFGNFEFLFGRDTFWLVVYQSCLFAITAVIFKAIIGFVVAHFVHNIPAKGQRKWRGMLLVPWVIPPAMSTLAWLWLFDPSYSALNWLLEGVGIEGIPWTGEAGWARFSVILVNVWIGSPFFMIMYLAALKSVPEQLYEAASIDGATWWQRIWYVTLPMMRNIIAITALFSLIVTFANFDIVRVLTAGGPLNSTHIFGTWAFRVGIEGGDIPLGAAVSLFMVPILAVAATFILRDITKRGSEV, encoded by the coding sequence ATGGCAGACATCGCCGCCCGAAATCCGGCCGGGCATCCGTCACAGCAGCGCAGCAGCCTGCACAAGCTCATGCAGCGCAAGTCGACCATCGCCTTCCTGATGGCGTTGCCGCTGATCCTCCTGATCACGATCCTGGTCGCCTATCCGGCGGGCTACGCGGTCTACCTCGCGACGCTCAACAAGGGCATGACCCGCTTCGTCGGCTTCGGGAACTTCGAGTTCCTGTTCGGCCGCGACACGTTCTGGCTGGTCGTCTACCAGTCCTGCCTGTTCGCCATCACGGCAGTGATCTTCAAGGCGATCATCGGCTTCGTGGTCGCCCACTTCGTCCACAACATTCCCGCGAAGGGCCAGCGCAAGTGGCGCGGCATGCTGCTGGTGCCGTGGGTCATTCCGCCGGCCATGAGCACGCTCGCCTGGCTGTGGCTGTTCGATCCGTCCTACAGCGCCCTCAACTGGCTCCTCGAGGGAGTAGGCATCGAGGGCATTCCCTGGACTGGCGAGGCCGGCTGGGCGCGCTTCTCGGTCATTCTGGTCAATGTGTGGATCGGTTCTCCGTTCTTCATGATCATGTACCTCGCGGCACTGAAGTCGGTACCCGAGCAGCTCTACGAGGCGGCCTCGATCGACGGCGCTACCTGGTGGCAGAGAATCTGGTACGTGACCCTGCCGATGATGCGCAACATCATCGCGATCACCGCGCTGTTCTCGCTGATCGTGACCTTCGCGAACTTCGACATCGTGCGCGTGCTGACGGCGGGTGGTCCGCTCAACAGCACCCACATCTTCGGGACCTGGGCGTTCCGCGTCGGCATCGAGGGCGGAGACATCCCGCTCGGCGCCGCCGTGTCGCTGTTCATGGTGCCGATCCTGGCCGTCGCCGCGACCTTCATCCTGCGCGACATCACCAAGCGTGGGAGTGAAGTCTGA